In the Camelus bactrianus isolate YW-2024 breed Bactrian camel chromosome 17, ASM4877302v1, whole genome shotgun sequence genome, one interval contains:
- the EIF1B gene encoding eukaryotic translation initiation factor 1b — translation MSTIQNLQSFDPFADATKGDDLLPAGTEDYIHIRIQQRNGRKTLTTVQGIADDYDKKKLVKAFKKKFACNGTVIEHPEYGEVIQLQGDQRKNICQFLLEVGIVKEEQLKVHGF, via the exons ATGTCCACTATCCAGAACCTCCAATCTTTCG ACCCCTTTGCTGATGCAACTAAGGGTGACGACTTACTCCCGGCAGGGACTGAGGATTACATTCATATAAGAATCCAGCAACGGAACGGCAGAAAGACATTGACTACTGTTCAGGGCATTGCAGATGATTATGACAAAAAGAAACTTGTGAAAGCTTTCAAAAAG AAATTTGCCTGTAATGGTACTGTGATTGAACATCCTGAATACGGAGAGGTTATTCAGCTTCAAGGTGACCAAAGAAAAAACATTTGCCAGTTCCTTTTGGAG gTTGGCATTGTCAAGGAGGAACAGCTTAAGGTTCATGGATTCTAA